In the genome of Terriglobales bacterium, the window GCCCCTGCGGCAGCTCACGTGCCGCTCGAACGCCCGCGGGATGGTGCACTGCCCCAGCGTCTCCTGGAAGATCGCCCGCGCCACCGCCCGCATTTCCACCGCCGGCGATTCGTGTTCTGTCTCTTCGTACATGTGCCGGGATTATACGGCTTGGGTGCCCCATGTTAACGCCCTGCTGTTGGGCGGAAACGTGGGAACAGGGCCGTGCGGTTCCTCGCGCAGCCATGGCTCGAACGAGTCCGCCACCAGGCGGACGAGGAACGCGCCACGGCTGCGCTAAACTTCATCAGAGGAGCGCTCCGCGTGACCTGCTGCTGTTCCCCGTTCGCCGACGCCGCCGAACAACAATTCAGCCGGGAGAAGGCCACAAAGGAACTGGCCGACTACCGCCGCAGAGGCGCCGCCCCGACCACGCGTCTGCTCTCGGACGGCGTGGCGCAGGCAGGTCAGCTCGAGGGGATGCTGCTCGATGTCGGCTCCGGCATCGGCGCCTTGACCTTTGAGCTTCTCCGACGCGGCCTCACCCGCGCTGTCGCCGTCGATGCCTCCTCCGCTTACGTCGTGGCTGCCCGCGAAGAAGCGGCGCGCCTCGGCTGCGTCGAGGCCATCCAGTTTGTCCACGGCGATTTCATGGTCGTGGCCAAGGATCTGCCCGCCGCGCCGGTGGTCACGCTCGACCGCGTCGTCTGCTGCTACCCCCTCTACCGGCCG includes:
- a CDS encoding class I SAM-dependent methyltransferase is translated as MTCCCSPFADAAEQQFSREKATKELADYRRRGAAPTTRLLSDGVAQAGQLEGMLLDVGSGIGALTFELLRRGLTRAVAVDASSAYVVAAREEAARLGCVEAIQFVHGDFMVVAKDLPAAPVVTLDRVVCCYPLYRPLLEEVLRHTGRCFALSYPRDRWYVRLGMAAENAARRLVGNSFRTFVHPADAMEQLIRGSGFSLASRRHTWVWSVDVYVK